The genome window GGGCTTCCGCTTCCCGCTGCCCGCCGACGGCCAGAACTGGGTCCGCACGGTGGGCAACGGCAACAACGTCTACTACACGGCGGACAAGCAGTACCACCTGATCCAGTTCTCCGTCACCGCCGGCGAGTTGGGCACCCCGCTGGACCACCTGAAGTCGATGGAGGTCACGGAGTCCCTGCGCAAGGACTACCACGTGTTGAGCGAGGGGGAGACCCAGCTCTACGGTCAGCCGGCCGCCAAGTGGGTGTGGACCTTCACCTGCGGCACCTGCGGCACGCCCGGCCCGCGCAAGGTGTTCTGGGAGGAGTTCAAGGGCTCCGACGGGACCGCCTACGCGATGCTGGTCTCCGGCCCGCTGTCCGAGGCGACCGCGATGGAGCAGCGGTTCACCGCCATCGTCAACAACTTCAAGGTCATCGGTCACCCCGGCGGCGGCTGAGCCGACAGCCTGTTACCGACGGGTACACAACTGGCCCGGGAAGTCCTAGGCTTCGCCCATGACGGACATCACGGCAGAAAACCGCGGCGTCGGCCGCAATCCCGTGGCCCCGGGCGCCGGCCGTACGGTCGCGTCGGCGGTGCCCCAGTCCCTGGTCGCCCGGCTGACCCGGGGCATCGTCGCCGGGGAGGAGGCGGAGCGGCAGGAGAACCTCGCGCCGTTCACCGGCGAGCCGCTGGCCGAGCTCCCGCAGTCCACCGTCGCCGACGTGGAGGCCGCCTTCGCACGGGCCCGGCAGGCCCAGCAGGCCTGGGCGGCGGTGCCGGTCCAGCGCCGGGCCGCGGTGCTGCTGCGCTTCCACGACCTGCTGCTCAAGCGGCAGGACGAGGTGCTCGACCTGATCCAGGCGGAGACCGGCAAGGCCCGGCTGCACGCCTTCGACGAGATCCTGGCCACCGCCATGGCGGCCCGGCACTACGGGCGCGGCGCGGCCGGCTACCTGCGGGACCGGCGGCGCGGCGGAGCGGTGCCGGTGCTCACCCACACCGTGGAGGGCCGTCGCCCCAAGGGCGTGGTCGGCCTGATCTCGCCCTGGAACTTCCCGCTGGAGCTCTCGGTCAGCGACGCGCTGCCCGCCTTCGCGGCCGGCAACGCGGTGGTCAACAAGCCGGACACGCAGACCGCGCTGACCGCGCTGTGGGCCCGCGAGCTGCTGATCGAGGCCGGGCTGCCCGCCGAGCTGTGGCAGATCGTGGTCGGCGACGGCCCCGTGATCGGCCCGGCCGTGGTGGAGCGCGCCGACTACGTGTCGTTCACCGGCTCCACCCGCACCGGGCGCGACGTGGCCCAGCGGGCCGCCGCCCGGCTGGTCGGCGCCTCGCTCGAACTGGGCGGCAAGAACGCCATGCTGGTGCTGCCCGACGCCGACCTGGACCGGGCCGCCGAGGGCGCGGTGCGGGCCTGCTTCCGCTCGGCCGGCCAGCTCTGCATCTCGATCGAGCGGCTCTACGTGCACCGCTCGGTGGCCGAGCAGTTCCTGGCCCGGTTCACCGCCCGCGCCAAGGCGATGCGGCTCGGCAGCGGGCTCGCCTACGGCGCCGACATGGGCTCGCTCACCTCGCGCCGGCAGCTGGAGACCGTGGTCCGGCACGTCGAGGAGGCGGTCAAGGCGGGCGCCACCGTGCTGACCGGTGGTCAGGCCCGGCCGGAGATCGGCCCGTTCTTCTACGAGCCGACCATCCTGGACGGGGTGACCCCCGAGATGTCCGTCTGCGCCGACGAGACCTTCGGACCGGTGGTCTCGATCTACCGCTTCGACACCGAGGAAGAGGCGATCGAGGCGGCCAACGCCACCCCGTACGGCCTCAACTCCAGCGTCTGGACCCGCGACCTGCGGCGCGGCCGGGCGGTCGCGGCCCGGCTGCACACCGGCACGGTGAACGTCAACGAGGCCTACGCGGCCGCCTACGGCTCGATCGCCGCGCCGATGGGCGGCATGGGCGACTCCGGGCTCGGCCGCCGGCACGGCGCCGAGGGCATCCTGCGGTTCACCGAGGCGCAGAGCATCGCCAGCCAGCGGGTGATGCCGCTGGCCCCCGCCTTCGGGCTGACCGAGGAGCGGTTCGCCGCCATGTTCACCAGCGGCCTGAAGCTGCTCAAGGCGATGGGCGTCAAGTGAGCGGGGAAACGGACGTGGACGTGGATGTGGACGCGGACTTCGACTACGACGTCATCGTCATCGGCTCGGGCTTCGGCGGCTCCGTCTCGGCGCTGCGGCTGACCGAGAAGGGCTACCGGGTCGCGGTGCTGGAGGCCGGCCGCCGGTTCACCCGGGACGAGCTGCCGAAGAACTCCTGGGACGTCAAGAACTACCTCTGGGCGCCGGGCCTGGGCCTCTACGGCATCCAGCGGATCCACCTGCTGGCCAACGTGGTGGTGCTCGGCGGCGCCGGGGTGGGCGGCGGCTCGCTCAACTACGCCAACACCCTCTACGTGCCGCCGAAGGCCTTCTTCGAGGACCGGCAGTGGCGGCACATCACCGACTGGCAGCAGGAGCTGGCCCCCTTCTACGACCAGGCGCAGCGGATGCTGGGCGTGCGGACCAACCCCACCACCACCCCCTCGGACGTCCAC of Kitasatospora viridis contains these proteins:
- a CDS encoding succinic semialdehyde dehydrogenase, whose amino-acid sequence is MTDITAENRGVGRNPVAPGAGRTVASAVPQSLVARLTRGIVAGEEAERQENLAPFTGEPLAELPQSTVADVEAAFARARQAQQAWAAVPVQRRAAVLLRFHDLLLKRQDEVLDLIQAETGKARLHAFDEILATAMAARHYGRGAAGYLRDRRRGGAVPVLTHTVEGRRPKGVVGLISPWNFPLELSVSDALPAFAAGNAVVNKPDTQTALTALWARELLIEAGLPAELWQIVVGDGPVIGPAVVERADYVSFTGSTRTGRDVAQRAAARLVGASLELGGKNAMLVLPDADLDRAAEGAVRACFRSAGQLCISIERLYVHRSVAEQFLARFTARAKAMRLGSGLAYGADMGSLTSRRQLETVVRHVEEAVKAGATVLTGGQARPEIGPFFYEPTILDGVTPEMSVCADETFGPVVSIYRFDTEEEAIEAANATPYGLNSSVWTRDLRRGRAVAARLHTGTVNVNEAYAAAYGSIAAPMGGMGDSGLGRRHGAEGILRFTEAQSIASQRVMPLAPAFGLTEERFAAMFTSGLKLLKAMGVK